One Proteinivorax tanatarense DNA segment encodes these proteins:
- the spo0A gene encoding sporulation transcription factor Spo0A: MIKVLIVDDNEEFCDLLSEFFAQVEDIEVVGTVHNGMEALDVLPKLKPDVMVLDIIMPHLDGLGVLEKINNGSDLRENLSIIMLTAFGQEKITKEALELGADYYVLKPFDMGVLVERIRVLHHKNTYGESQSSNNSGDFLNNEPLKEERDLEEIITTILLEMGVPSHIKGYAFLKEAINLVIEDPSMINSITKVLYPTVAERFDTTPSRVERAIRHAIESAWNGRNNIQIVNKLFKYSIRSDKGKPTNSEFIARISDNIRISEKKRVAL; encoded by the coding sequence ATGATAAAAGTATTAATTGTAGATGATAATGAGGAATTTTGTGATTTATTGTCAGAATTTTTTGCTCAGGTTGAAGATATTGAAGTGGTGGGCACAGTACATAATGGCATGGAGGCTTTAGATGTTCTACCTAAGCTCAAGCCTGATGTTATGGTTTTAGATATTATAATGCCACACCTTGATGGTTTAGGAGTTTTAGAAAAAATCAATAATGGATCTGATTTGAGAGAAAATTTGAGCATTATTATGTTAACTGCTTTTGGTCAAGAAAAAATAACTAAAGAAGCACTTGAACTAGGAGCTGACTATTATGTACTAAAGCCGTTTGACATGGGTGTGTTAGTAGAGCGTATTCGGGTACTGCACCATAAAAATACATATGGTGAAAGTCAGTCATCAAATAATAGTGGAGACTTTTTAAACAATGAACCTCTTAAAGAGGAAAGGGATTTAGAGGAGATAATAACTACTATCCTTTTAGAGATGGGAGTTCCTTCTCATATTAAAGGGTATGCTTTTCTAAAAGAGGCGATAAATTTAGTTATAGAAGACCCAAGTATGATAAATTCTATTACCAAAGTGTTATACCCTACTGTTGCTGAAAGGTTTGATACCACTCCGTCTAGAGTAGAAAGAGCTATAAGGCATGCTATAGAATCTGCTTGGAATGGTAGAAATAATATTCAAATAGTAAATAAACTTTTTAAATATTCTATCAGAAGTGACAAAGGGAAGCCTACTAATTCTGAGTTTATTGCTAGGATTTCAGATAATATTAGGA